The proteins below come from a single Corylus avellana chromosome ca3, CavTom2PMs-1.0 genomic window:
- the LOC132173609 gene encoding cytochrome P450 736A117-like, translating to MEKKMSNFLQILLGQIATFFFLHPFVLTILAFIVIFLFKWSSTLPTTKKNLPPSPPKLPIVGNFHQLGSQPHRSLGSLARRHGPLMLLHFGNAPTLVASSADAAREIMKTHDLIFANRPKSSMFEKLLYNNKDVASAPYGEYWRQMKSISVLHLLSNKRVQSFRAVREEETFLVIEKIKQSCSSTYVNLSEVLANLTNDVVCRVALGRKYGVGEGGRKFKEILSEFTELLGALSVGDYIPWLAWVSRVNGLDARAEKVSKKFDDFIEGVIEEHIDCQRREGKGNVILENEQKDFVDVLLQIQKENVIGFPIDRVSIKALILDVFVAGTDTTYTVLEWAMTELLRHPKAMKKVQSEVRGISGNKNEIIEDDFDNMHYLKAVIKEALRFHPPNALLIPRESTQNVKIQGYDIAVGTQVIINAWAIGRDPTSWDEPEKFKPERFLKSSMDFRGHDFQFIPFGAGRRGCPGISFAMTTIELVLANLLHNFDWTWPGGARGEDIDMSESTGITIHKKFPLTAVATPYCG from the exons atggagaagaaaatgtCCAACTTCCTGCAAATATTGCTaggccaaattgcaactttcttctttctccatcCCTTTGTCTTAACCATCTTGGCCTTCATCGTAATATTCCTATTCAAATGGTCCTCCACCCTTCCGACCACCAAAAAAAACTTACCACCTTCACCACCAAAGCTCCCTATCGTCGGGAACTTCCACCAACTCGGCTCGCAGCCTCACCGTTCACTCGGGTCCTTAGCTCGACGCCATGGCCCCCTCATGCTGCTTCACTTTGGCAACGCACCAACCCTTGTTGCCTCGTCTGCTGATGCTGCTCGCGAGATCATGAAGACTCATGACCTCATCTTTGCAAACCGGCCCAAATCAAGCATGTTCGAGAAACTACTATACAATAACAAAGATGTGGCATCGGCCCCCTATGGCGAGTACTGGAGGCAGATGAAAAGCATATCAGTACTACATCTTTTGAGTAACAAAAGGGTTCAATCCTTTCGTGCTGTGAGAGAGGAGGAAACTTTTCTTGTGATTGAGAAAATCAAACAGTCTTGTTCTTCAACATATGTGAATTTAAGCGAAGTGCTTGCAAACCTTACTAATGATGTAGTATGTAGGGTGGCTTTGGGGAGGAAGTATGGCGTAGGGGAAGGTGGAAGGAAGTTTAAGGAGATTTTGAGCGAGTTCACAGAGTTGTTGGGTGCTCTAAGCGTGGGGGATTATATTCCATGGCTTGCTTGGGTGAGCCGTGTCAATGGCTTGGATGCTAGAGCGGAGAAAGTTTCTAAAAAGTTCGATGATTTTATAGAAGGAGTAATTGAAGAGCACATAGATTGTCAGAGGAGAGAGGGCAAGGGCAATGTGATTCTAGAAAATGAACAAAAGGACTTTGTGGATGTTTTGcttcaaattcaaaaggaaaaCGTTATTGGTTTTCCTATTGATAGAGTTAGCATCAAGGCTCTAATTCTG GACGTATTTGTTGCCGGTACGGACACTACATACACAGTCTTAGAGTGGGCAATGACAGAGCTCCTAAGGCACCCCAAGGCTATGAAGAAGGTGCAGAGTGAGGTAAGAGGGATCAGTggcaacaaaaatgaaataatagagGATGATTTCGATAATATGCATTACTTGAAAGCAGTGATCAAAGAGGCACTTCGCTTCCATCCTCCTAATGCATTGTTAATTCCCCGAGAATCGACTCAAAATGTCAAAATACAGGGCTATGACATTGCAGTTGGAACACAAGTTATTATCAATGCATGGGCAATTGGACGAGACCCTACGTCTTGGGACGAACCAGAGAAGTTTAAGCCAGAAAGATTCTTGAAATCTTCTATGGATTTTAGAGGACATGACTTCCAGTTCATTCCATTTGGTGCTGGAAGGAGGGGTTGCCCCGGAATTTCCTTTGCTATGACCACTATTGAGCTTGTTTTGGCAAATTTGCTGCACAACTTTGATTGGACATGGCCCGGTGGAGCAAGAGGAGAGGATATTGACATGTCTGAATCAACTGGCATAACCATTCATAAAAAATTTCCCCTTACAGCGGTTGCAACTCCTTACTGTGGctag